The following are encoded in a window of Oncorhynchus keta strain PuntledgeMale-10-30-2019 chromosome 10, Oket_V2, whole genome shotgun sequence genomic DNA:
- the slc26a11 gene encoding sodium-independent sulfate anion transporter isoform X19 has protein sequence MMEPLVDRPGPQIGRSSLGERMASCCSYRTLQAWLPILTWLPKYRLSWLQMDLIAGLTVGLTTVPQALAYAEVAGLPVQYGLYSAFMGGFIYTFLGTSKDVTLGPTAIMSLLCASYVGGDPVRAVLLSLICGTIQTAMALLRLGFLLDFISFPVIKGFTCAAAVTIGFGQVKNVLGLKDIPHEFFLQVYYTFYRIPETRIGDVVLGLLCLGLLVTLQWMKSTLEPPSEQEALLTRAAHSLVWGIATVRNALVVVAATFLAFSWNAFGSPVFTITGKTSQGLPPFRAPPLSETTPNGTSISFGEIIEDFGGGLAVIPFMGVLESIAIAKAFASQNDYRINANQELFAIGLTNIMGSFVSAYPVTGSFGRTAVNSQTGVCTPAGGIVTGVVVLLSLAFLMPAFYYIPKASLAAVIICAVAPLVDYRVVMQFWRIRKLDLVPFLITFLLSFWEVQYGIVGGVVVSGLMLLYNVARPSIKVCDHGVLVMELDSGLSFPSTEYLNTVLYTQALQASPPRSVVLDCHHVNTVDYTVVNELRDLLRQFKLRGVGLIFSGLQVLTDWVCSGLQVLTDWVCSGLQVLTDWVCSGLQVLTDWVCSGLQVLTDWVCSGLQVLTDWVCSGLQVLTDWVCSGLQVLTDWVCSGLQVLTDWVCSGLQVLTDWVCSGLQVLTDWVCSGLQVLTDWVCSDLQVLTDWVCSGLQVLTDWVCSDLQVLTDWVCSGLQVLTDWVCSGLQVLTDWVCSGLQVLTDWVCSDLQVLTDWVCSDLQVLTDWVCSDLQVLTDWVCSGLQVLTDWVCSDLQVLTDWVCSGLQVLTDWVCSGLQVLTDWVCSGLQVLTDWVCSGLQVLTDWVCSGLQVLTDWVCSDLQVLTDWVCSGLQVLTDWVCSGLQVLTDWVCSDLQVLTDWVCSGLQVLTDWVCSDLQVLTDWVCSGLQVLTDWVCSGLQVLTDWVCSGLQVLTDWVCSGLQVLTDWVCSDLQVHEFTNTDEV, from the exons GTACAGGCTGAGCTGGCTCCAGATGGACCTGATAGCAGGTCTCACCGTGGGTCTAACCACCGTACCACAGGCCCTGGCTTATGCTGAGGTGGCTGGCCTACCTGTACAG TACGGCTTGTACTCAGCCTTCATGGGTGGGTTCATCTATACGTTTCTGGGAACCTCCAAGGATGTAACCCTGGGTCCTACTGCCATCATGTCCCTGCTGTGTGCCTCCTACGTGGGGGGAGATCCGGTCCGAGCCGTCCTCCTCAGCTTGATCTGTGGAACCATACAGACCGCCATGGCTCTACTACGTTTGG GGTTTCTTCTGGACTTCATCTCATTTCCGGTGATCAAAGGCTTCACCTGTGCTGCCGCGGTAACCATAGGCTTCGGTCAAGtcaag AATGTGCTGGGACTGAAGGACATACCTCATGAGTTCTTCCTGCAGGTCTACTACACCTTCTACAGGATACCTGAGAccag gataggAGACGTGGTTCTAGGTCTGCTGTGTCTGGGTCTGCTGGTGACGTTGCAGTGGATGAAGAGTACCCTGGAACCCCCGTCAGAACAGGAGGCCCTCCTCACCAGGGCAGCTCACAGTCTGGTCTGGGGCATCGCTACCG TGCGTAATGCGTTGGTCGTAGTGGCGGCGACCTTCCTGGCGTTCTCATGGAACGCGTTTGGCTCACCGGTCTTCACCATTACCGGGAAAACATCCCAGGGCCTGCCGCCGTTCAGAGCCCCTCCCCTCTCCGAGACCACGCCCAACGGTACCAGCATCAGCTTCGGAGAGATCATAGAG GATTTTGGAGGAGGGCTGGCTGTCATCCCCTTCATGGGAGTACTGGAGAGCATTGCCATCGCTAAAGCCTTCg CCAGTCAGAATGACTATAGGATCAATGCCAACCAGGAACTGTTTGCTATTGGTCTAACCAACATTATGGGATCCTTCGTCTCAGCCTATCCGGTCACAGGAAGCTTCGGAAG GACTGCAGTGAACTCCCAGACAGGGGTGTGTACACCAGCCGGAGGCATAGTCACTG GTGTGGTAGTGCTGTTGTCCCTGGCCTTCCTGATGCCAGCATTCTACTACATCCCTAAAGCCTCTCTGGCAGCAGTCATCATCTGTGCTGTGGCTCCCCTGGTCGACTACCGTGTCGTCATGCAGTTCTGGAGGATACGCA AGCTTGATCTGGTGCCGTTCCTGATCACCTTCCTGTTGAGTTTCTGGGAGGTGCAGTACGGCATTGTGGGAGGTGTAGTTGTTTCTGGACTCATGCTGCTCTACAATGTAGCCAGGCCCAGCATAAAg gtgtgTGATCATGGTGTTTTGGTGATGGAGTTAGATAGTGGACTCAGTTTCCCCTCCACAGAGTACCTCAACACTGTCCTATACACTCAGGCACTgcagg cctctcctcctagGTCAGTGGTCCTGGACTGTCATCATGTCAATACTGTAGACTATACAGTTGTCAACGAGCTCAGGGACCTGCTACGACAGTTCAAACTACGAGGGGTCGGACTCATCTTCTCTGGCCTgcaggtactgactgactgggtgtgttctggcctgcaggtactgactgactgggtgtgttctggcctgcaggtactgactgactgggtgtgttctggcctgcaggtactgactgactgggtgtgttctggcctgcaggtactgactgactgggtgtgttctggcctgcaggtactgactgactgggtgtgttctggcctgcaggtactgactgactgggtgtgttctggcctgcaggtactgactgactgggtgtgttctggcctgcaggtactgactgactgggtgtgttctggcctgcaggtactgactgactgggtgtgttctggcctgcaggtactgactgactgggtgtgttctggcctgcaggtactgactgactgggtgtgttctgaCCTGCAG gtactgactgactgggtgtgttctggcctgcaggtactgactgactgggtgtgttctgacctgcag gtactgactgactgggtgtgttctggcctgcaggtactgactgactgggtgtgttctggcctgcaggtactgactgactgggtgtgttctggcctgcaggtactgactgactgggtgtgttctgacctgcaggtactgactgactgggtgtgttctgacctgcaggtactgactgactgggtgtgttctgacctgcaggtactgactgactgggtgtgttctggcctgcaggtactgactgactgggtgtgttctgaCCTGCAG gtactgactgactgggtgtgttctggcctgcaggtactgactgactgggtgtgttctggcctgcaggtactgactgactgggtgtgttctggcctgcaggtactgactgactgggtgtgttctggcctgcaggtactgactgactgggtgtgttctggcctgcaggtactgactgactgggtgtgttctgacctgcaggtactgactgactgggtgtgttctggcctgcaggtactgactgactgggtgtgttctggcctgcaggtactgactgactgggtgtgttctgacctgcaggtactgactgactgggtgtgttctggcctgcaggtactgactgactgggtgtgttctgacctgcaggtactgactgactgggtgtgttctggcctgcag gtactgactgactgggtgtgttctggcctgcaggtactgactgactgggtgtgttctggcctgcaggtactgactgactgggtgtgttctggcctgcag gtactgactgactgggtgtgttctgaCCTGCAGGTACATGAGTTCACCAACACTGATGAAGTATAA
- the slc26a11 gene encoding sodium-independent sulfate anion transporter isoform X12, with protein MMEPLVDRPGPQIGRSSLGERMASCCSYRTLQAWLPILTWLPKYRLSWLQMDLIAGLTVGLTTVPQALAYAEVAGLPVQYGLYSAFMGGFIYTFLGTSKDVTLGPTAIMSLLCASYVGGDPVRAVLLSLICGTIQTAMALLRLGFLLDFISFPVIKGFTCAAAVTIGFGQVKNVLGLKDIPHEFFLQVYYTFYRIPETRIGDVVLGLLCLGLLVTLQWMKSTLEPPSEQEALLTRAAHSLVWGIATVRNALVVVAATFLAFSWNAFGSPVFTITGKTSQGLPPFRAPPLSETTPNGTSISFGEIIEDFGGGLAVIPFMGVLESIAIAKAFASQNDYRINANQELFAIGLTNIMGSFVSAYPVTGSFGRTAVNSQTGVCTPAGGIVTGVVVLLSLAFLMPAFYYIPKASLAAVIICAVAPLVDYRVVMQFWRIRKLDLVPFLITFLLSFWEVQYGIVGGVVVSGLMLLYNVARPSIKVCDHGVLVMELDSGLSFPSTEYLNTVLYTQALQASPPRSVVLDCHHVNTVDYTVVNELRDLLRQFKLRGVGLIFSGLQVLTDWVCSGLQVLTDWVCSGLQVLTDWVCSGLQVLTDWVCSGLQVLTDWVCSGLQVLTDWVCSGLQVLTDWVCSGLQVLTDWVCSGLQVLTDWVCSGLQVLTDWVCSGLQVLTDWVCSGLQVLTDWVCSDLQVLTDWVCSGLQVLTDWVCSDLQVLTDWVCSGLQVLTDWVCSGLQVLTDWVCSGLQVLTDWVCSDLQVLTDWVCSDLQVLTDWVCSDLQVLTDWVCSGLQVLTDWVCSDLQVLTDWVCSGLQVLTDWVCSGLQVLTDWVCSGLQVLTDWVCSGLQVLTDWVCSGLQVLTDWVCSDLQVLTDWVCSGLQVLTDWVCSGLQVLTDWVCSDLQVLTDWVCSGLQVLTDWVCSDLQVLTDWVCSGLQVLTDWVCSGLQVLTDWVCSGLQVLTDWVCSGLQVLTDWVCSGLQVLTDWVCSDLQVHEFTNTDEV; from the exons GTACAGGCTGAGCTGGCTCCAGATGGACCTGATAGCAGGTCTCACCGTGGGTCTAACCACCGTACCACAGGCCCTGGCTTATGCTGAGGTGGCTGGCCTACCTGTACAG TACGGCTTGTACTCAGCCTTCATGGGTGGGTTCATCTATACGTTTCTGGGAACCTCCAAGGATGTAACCCTGGGTCCTACTGCCATCATGTCCCTGCTGTGTGCCTCCTACGTGGGGGGAGATCCGGTCCGAGCCGTCCTCCTCAGCTTGATCTGTGGAACCATACAGACCGCCATGGCTCTACTACGTTTGG GGTTTCTTCTGGACTTCATCTCATTTCCGGTGATCAAAGGCTTCACCTGTGCTGCCGCGGTAACCATAGGCTTCGGTCAAGtcaag AATGTGCTGGGACTGAAGGACATACCTCATGAGTTCTTCCTGCAGGTCTACTACACCTTCTACAGGATACCTGAGAccag gataggAGACGTGGTTCTAGGTCTGCTGTGTCTGGGTCTGCTGGTGACGTTGCAGTGGATGAAGAGTACCCTGGAACCCCCGTCAGAACAGGAGGCCCTCCTCACCAGGGCAGCTCACAGTCTGGTCTGGGGCATCGCTACCG TGCGTAATGCGTTGGTCGTAGTGGCGGCGACCTTCCTGGCGTTCTCATGGAACGCGTTTGGCTCACCGGTCTTCACCATTACCGGGAAAACATCCCAGGGCCTGCCGCCGTTCAGAGCCCCTCCCCTCTCCGAGACCACGCCCAACGGTACCAGCATCAGCTTCGGAGAGATCATAGAG GATTTTGGAGGAGGGCTGGCTGTCATCCCCTTCATGGGAGTACTGGAGAGCATTGCCATCGCTAAAGCCTTCg CCAGTCAGAATGACTATAGGATCAATGCCAACCAGGAACTGTTTGCTATTGGTCTAACCAACATTATGGGATCCTTCGTCTCAGCCTATCCGGTCACAGGAAGCTTCGGAAG GACTGCAGTGAACTCCCAGACAGGGGTGTGTACACCAGCCGGAGGCATAGTCACTG GTGTGGTAGTGCTGTTGTCCCTGGCCTTCCTGATGCCAGCATTCTACTACATCCCTAAAGCCTCTCTGGCAGCAGTCATCATCTGTGCTGTGGCTCCCCTGGTCGACTACCGTGTCGTCATGCAGTTCTGGAGGATACGCA AGCTTGATCTGGTGCCGTTCCTGATCACCTTCCTGTTGAGTTTCTGGGAGGTGCAGTACGGCATTGTGGGAGGTGTAGTTGTTTCTGGACTCATGCTGCTCTACAATGTAGCCAGGCCCAGCATAAAg gtgtgTGATCATGGTGTTTTGGTGATGGAGTTAGATAGTGGACTCAGTTTCCCCTCCACAGAGTACCTCAACACTGTCCTATACACTCAGGCACTgcagg cctctcctcctagGTCAGTGGTCCTGGACTGTCATCATGTCAATACTGTAGACTATACAGTTGTCAACGAGCTCAGGGACCTGCTACGACAGTTCAAACTACGAGGGGTCGGACTCATCTTCTCTGGCCTgcaggtactgactgactgggtgtgttctggcctgcaggtactgactgactgggtgtgttctggcctgcaggtactgactgactgggtgtgttctggcctgcaggtactgactgactgggtgtgttctggcctgcaggtactgactgactgggtgtgttctggcctgcaggtactgactgactgggtgtgttctggcctgcaggtactgactgactgggtgtgttctggcctgcaggtactgactgactgggtgtgttctggcctgcaggtactgactgactgggtgtgttctggcctgcaggtactgactgactgggtgtgttctggcctgcaggtactgactgactgggtgtgttctggcctgcaggtactgactgactgggtgtgttctgaCCTGCAG gtactgactgactgggtgtgttctggcctgcaggtactgactgactgggtgtgttctgacctgcag gtactgactgactgggtgtgttctggcctgcaggtactgactgactgggtgtgttctggcctgcaggtactgactgactgggtgtgttctggcctgcaggtactgactgactgggtgtgttctgacctgcaggtactgactgactgggtgtgttctgacctgcaggtactgactgactgggtgtgttctgacctgcaggtactgactgactgggtgtgttctggcctgcaggtactgactgactgggtgtgttctgaCCTGCAG gtactgactgactgggtgtgttctggcctgcaggtactgactgactgggtgtgttctggcctgcaggtactgactgactgggtgtgttctggcctgcaggtactgactgactgggtgtgttctggcctgcaggtactgactgactgggtgtgttctggcctgcaggtactgactgactgggtgtgttctgacctgcaggtactgactgactgggtgtgttctggcctgcaggtactgactgactgggtgtgttctggcctgcaggtactgactgactgggtgtgttctgacctgcaggtactgactgactgggtgtgttctggcctgcaggtactgactgactgggtgtgttctgacctgcaggtactgactgactgggtgtgttctggcctgcaggtactgactgactgggtgtgttctggcctgcag gtactgactgactgggtgtgttctggcctgcaggtactgactgactgggtgtgttctggcctgcaggtactgactgactgggtgtgttctggcctgcag gtactgactgactgggtgtgttctgaCCTGCAGGTACATGAGTTCACCAACACTGATGAAGTATAA